One part of the Humulus lupulus chromosome 9, drHumLupu1.1, whole genome shotgun sequence genome encodes these proteins:
- the LOC133799365 gene encoding uncharacterized mitochondrial protein AtMg00810-like, producing MDFEETFAPVAKMTTVRALIAVASARQWNISQLDVKNAFLNGDLHEEVYMVPPPGVPHNHGEVCKLKKALYGLKQAPRAWFEKFSNVITSLGFLSSNHDSALFVKCTNAGRILLSLYVDDMIITGDDLDGIAVLTSQLASQFEMKDLGPLRYFLGIEVAFSPKGYLLSQSKYTSDIIDRARLTDTKVVATPFELNVQYSPSDGTPLHDPTLYRAIVGSLVYLTITHPDIAYAVHIVSQFVASTTTVHWAAVLRILRYLRGTIFQSLLFPSTSSLELRAYSDADHGRDPTDRKSVTGFCIFLGDSLISWKSKKQTVVSQSSTKAEYRAMSSTTKEIVWLRWLLVDMGVCHSQPTPMYCDNQSAIQIAHNSVFHERTKHIEIDCHFTRHHLKLGTITLPFVPSSLQIADFFTKSHSISRFQFLVGKLSMLIVAAS from the coding sequence ATGGATTTTGAGGAAACTTTTGCTCCTGTTGCAAAAATGACTACTGTCCGTGCTCTTATAGCAGTTGCATCTGCTCGTCAGTGGAATATATCTCAGTTGGATGTTAagaatgctttcttgaatggCGATTTACATGAAGAGGTCTATATGGTTCCTCCTCCTGGGGTCCCTCACAATCATGGAGAAGTTTGTAAGCTTAAGAAAGCTCTGTATGGTCTCAAACAGGCTCCTCGAGCATGGTTTGAGAAGTTCTCCAATGTTATTACTTCTCTTGGGTTTCTCTCAAGTAATCATGACTCAGCACTATTTGTTAAGTGTACCAATGCAGGTCGTATTCTCCTTtccttatatgttgatgatatgatcaTTACTGGTGATGATTTAGATGGAATTGCAGTGTTAACGTCTCAATTAGCTTCTCAGtttgagatgaaggatttggggccTCTTCGGTATTTTCTGGGTATTGAAGTTGCCTTCTCCCCAAAAGGCTATCTTCTTTCTCAGTCAAAATACACTTCTGACATTATTGATCGTGCTCGTCTTACAGATACAAAAGTAGTTGCCACTCCTTTTGAGCTCAATGTTCAGTATTCTCCTTCTGATGGCACTCCCTTGCATGATCCTACTTTGTATCGCGCTATTGTTGGCAGTTTGGTTTATCTCACTATCACTCACCCCGACATTGCATATGCTGTTCACATTGTTAGTCAATTTGTTGCCTCTACTACTACTGTTCACTGGGCAGCTGTTCTTCGCATTTTGAGGTATCTTCGGGGTACTATCTTTCAAAGCCTTTTGTTTCCCTCCACTTCTTCCTTGGAGCTGCGTGCATACTCTGATGCTGATCATGGTCGTGATCCCACGGATCGGAAGTCTGTTACTGGTTTCTGTATCTTTTTGGGtgattctcttatttcttggaaaAGTAAGAAACAAACTGTTGTCTCCCAATCTTCCACTAAAGCAGAGTACCGCGCTATGTCATCTACTACCAAAGAAATTGTTTGGTTAAGATGGCTGCTTGTAGATATGGGTGTATGTCATTCTCAACCCACTCCTATGTATTGTGACAATCAGAGTGCCATCCAGATTGCTCACAACTCAGTTTTTCATGAACGCACCAAGCACATTGAGATTGATTGTCACTTCACTCGTCACCACCTGAAGCTTGGCACTATCACTTTGCCTTTTGTTCCTTCTTCTTTGCAGATTGCTGACTTCtttactaagtctcattctattTCTCGTTTTCAATTTCTAGTTGGCAAACTCTCGATGCTTATTGTTGCTGCATCGTGA